From the genome of Glycine max cultivar Williams 82 chromosome 2, Glycine_max_v4.0, whole genome shotgun sequence, one region includes:
- the LOC106797536 gene encoding uncharacterized protein, translating to MEGETSYTVGSPLIFDGEEYELWATRMTAHLEALDLWEAVEENYDVPELPLDPTVAQMKNHRERKTKKAKAKNCLFSAVSKIIFTRIMNFKSAKQIWDYLRSEYQGCERTKGMQVLNLGREFEMQSMKEIETIKGYADRLLGIANKVRLLGKDFPDERIVQKILVTITEKYESKISALEESKDLSTITLGELINALQAQKQRRMMRQEEVVQGVFHMKAQNSRDGKDKKNNK from the coding sequence ATGGAGGGAGAAACATCATACACAGTAGGTTCACCACTAATTTTTGATGGTGAGGAGTACGAATTATGGGCTACAAGAATGACCGCTCATCTTGAAGCTTTGGATCTTTGGGAGGCAGTAGAAGAAAACTATGATGTTCCTGAACTACCTTTAGATCCAACGGTGGCTCAAATGAAGAATCACAGAGAAAGGAAGACCAAAAAGGCTAAGGCTAAAAATTGCCTTTTCTCTGCTgtgtcaaaaattatttttacaagaaTTATGAACTTCAAGTCTGCCAAACAGATTTGGGATTATCTCAGATCCGAATATCAAGGCTGTGAAAGAACCAAAGGCATGCAAGTACTCAACTTGGGCAGAGAATTCGAGATGCAGAGCATGAAAGAGATTGAAACAATTAAAGGCTACGCTGACCGGCTGTTAGGCATAGCAAATAAAGTGAGGCTTCTTGGGAAGGACTTTCCTGATGAAAGAATAGTGCAAAAAATCCTAGTCACTATAACTGAGAAGTATGAATCGAAGATATCAGCATTGGAGGAGTCTAAAGACCTGTCAACCATCACCTTGGGAGAACTCATAAATGCTCTACAAGCCCAGAAGCAGAGAAGAATGATGAGGCAAGAAGAGGTGGTACAAGGTGTGTTTCATATGAAAGCACAAAATTCAAGAGATGGCAAAGACAAGAAGAACAACAAATAG